In Nocardioides sp., the following proteins share a genomic window:
- a CDS encoding MoxR family ATPase, with amino-acid sequence MALSTEQADWFKQTFDALTDNMAKAVLGKRHVVRLALTCLLSEGHILLEDVPGTGKTMLARALANTVQGSNARIQFTPDLLPSDVTGVTVYDQHKGTFEFHPGPIFHTIVLADEINRASPKTQSALLEVMEEGHVTVEGTRHSVGRPFMVIATQNPIEQAGTYRLPEAQLDRFLMKTSVGYPDRAATVELLDNARVRDRAGLVAPVITAETIAQMSELADDVYVDPAVVGYVAEIAEESRRQPHVKLGLSPRGCLAFIRVAKTWAAADGRQMVVPDDIKQLAEPVLCHRLLLDAEAQFSGVTVDGVIANLLDSVAPPTDRVH; translated from the coding sequence ATGGCACTCTCCACCGAACAGGCCGACTGGTTCAAGCAGACCTTCGACGCCCTCACCGACAACATGGCCAAGGCCGTGCTTGGCAAGCGGCACGTCGTACGCCTCGCGCTGACCTGTCTGCTCTCGGAGGGTCATATCCTCCTCGAGGACGTCCCTGGCACCGGCAAGACGATGCTGGCGCGCGCGCTGGCCAATACGGTCCAGGGCAGCAACGCCCGGATCCAGTTCACCCCGGACCTGCTCCCCTCAGACGTGACCGGCGTGACCGTCTACGACCAGCACAAGGGGACCTTCGAGTTCCACCCGGGGCCGATCTTCCACACCATCGTCTTGGCCGATGAGATCAACCGCGCCTCGCCCAAGACCCAGAGCGCCCTGCTCGAAGTGATGGAGGAGGGTCACGTGACCGTGGAGGGCACCCGGCATTCGGTCGGCCGTCCCTTCATGGTGATCGCGACGCAGAACCCCATCGAGCAGGCCGGGACCTATCGGCTCCCCGAGGCGCAACTCGACCGGTTCCTGATGAAGACCTCTGTCGGCTACCCAGACCGCGCCGCAACGGTCGAGCTCCTCGACAACGCCCGCGTGCGTGACCGCGCCGGCCTCGTCGCGCCGGTGATCACCGCGGAGACGATCGCGCAGATGAGCGAGTTGGCCGATGACGTGTACGTCGACCCGGCCGTCGTCGGCTACGTCGCCGAGATCGCCGAGGAGTCTCGTCGGCAACCCCACGTGAAGTTGGGACTGTCGCCGCGCGGCTGCCTGGCCTTCATCCGCGTAGCCAAGACGTGGGCGGCGGCGGACGGGCGCCAGATGGTCGTGCCCGACGACATCAAGCAACTGGCCGAGCCGGTGCTGTGCCACCGCCTGCTGCTGGATGCCGAGGCCCAGTTCAGCGGTGTCACCGTCGACGGCGTGATCGCGAACCTGCTCGACTCCGTGGCCCCACCGACCGACCGCGTCCACTGA